A single genomic interval of Electrophorus electricus isolate fEleEle1 chromosome 2, fEleEle1.pri, whole genome shotgun sequence harbors:
- the gdf9 gene encoding growth/differentiation factor 9 yields the protein MDLLTMAQSSCPLCYLNGILILLVIGVITLRSGQTFESESVEPLSLAHRGNILTALLKALSKQEPWGVYTPRTRPDSRYVRFMKRLYKVSSKHERSHEASHLYNTVRLITPRQECLEQSGDVFMQDISYSLHRVRSQEQLLKSVLLYSVNHSHAPSLASICYLHVTEQTLPAHSVCVCLPRPLSPARPVSFHVHSKSAGRRRWMEVDVTSFLHPVIQSHKKDIHLLINLTCLEASHPVGSSHAPRGPVKLHMAPSLLLYLNDTSEVAYQRGSTPDRAASIRVNRWNEMSMQHGWRYGPAQQAWRDRRSPPNSTQAPERNVDGGLYDLSPTDDCDLHDFRVSFSQLKLDHWIIAPHKYNPRYCKGTCPRVVGYIYGSPVHTMVQNIIYEKLDSSVPRPSCVPSEYDPLSVLTIENDGSIAYKEYEEMIATKCTCR from the exons ATGGATTTACTGACGATGGCTCAGTCGAGCTGCCCACTATGTTACCTGAACGGGATCCTAATACTCCTCGTGATCGGTGTAATAACACTCAGGTCAGGCCAAACTTTTGAAAGCGAATCTGTGGAACCGCTCAGCTTGGCTCATCGCGGTAACATTTTGACCGCTTTGCTGAAAGCATTGTCGAAACAAGAGCCATGGGGAGTGTACACTCCACGGACCAGACCTGACTCTAGATATGTACGTTTTATGAAAAGACTGTACAAGGTATCCTCCAAACATGAGCGAAGCCACGAAGCGTCACATCTGTACAACACCGTTCGTCTGATTACGCCACGACAGGAGTGTCTCGAGCAAAGCGGAG ACGTTTTCATGCAGGACATTTCCTACAGTCTACACCGTGTGCGATCTCAGGAGCAACTGCTCAAATCCGTCCTGCTGTACTCCGTCAaccacagccacgccccctcgCTGGCCTCCATCTGCTACCTGCACGTGACGGAGCAGACCCTGCCGGCTCACAGTGTGTGCGTCTGCTTGCCCCGCCCTCTCAGCCCAGCCCGGCCTGTAAGCTTCCACGTGCACTCGAAGAGCGCCGGCCGACGGCGCTGGATGGAGGTGGACGTGACGTCCTTCCTCCACCCCGTCATCCAGAGCCATAAAAAGGACATCCATCTGCTCATCAACCTGACCTGCCTGGAGGCCAGCCACCCTGTAGGGAGCAGCCATGCTCCCAGGGGCCCCGTTAAGCTCCACATGGCCCCATCTCTTCTTCTCTACCTGAACGACACCAGCGAGGTGGCATACCAGAGGGGGTCCACACCGGACAGGGCAGCAAGCATCAGGGTGAACCGCTGGAATGAGATGTCCATGCAGCATGGCTGGCGGTATGGACCGGCGCAGCAGGCGTGGAGGGACCGGCGGAGCCCTCCAAACAGCACCCAGGCACCTGAGCGGAACGTGGATGGCGGCCTGTACGATCTGTCCCCCACAGACGACTGTGACCTGCATGACTTCCGGGTAAGCTTCAGCCAGCTGAAACTGGACCACTGGATCATAGCGCCCCACAAGTACAACCCCAGGTATTGCAAGGGCACTTGTCCGAGGGTGGTGGGTTACATCTATGGGTCGCCGGTGCACACGATGGTGCAGAACATCATTTATGAGAAACTTGATTCCTCTGTGCCCAGACCCTCGTGCGTTCCTTCTGAGTATGACCCTTTAAGTGTTTTGACCATTGAAAATGATGGCTCTATTGCCTATAAGGAGTATGAGGAGATGATCGCTACCAAGTGTACCTGCCGCTAA
- the atp7a gene encoding copper-transporting ATPase 1 → MTSRGDLCSLTVPVEGMTCDSCVQTIESQIGREPGIIHIKVSLEHKNATVIYDQGLHSLQSLADAIEDMGFEADMANATPAVAVPTETRVVPTGGSVPEVQRQALAHLKGVLEFQQSGDSKGLAVTFVPALVSTEKLAEALGGLGQESGLVANSTERSGPHSSGRVEVVKMRIEGMVCLSCTTTIEGKIGKLKGVEKIKVGLESQEATVLYLPYLISVDEIRNQIGMAGFKAFVKSKPRQVQLSMVDRLLSTTRQTPDSSEESTSTTTTLMDVKGMRCNSCVVNIQDNIAKLPGVSSVQVSLEKGQAVIQHDPALSTAADLQKAVEALPPGKFVAHLGSPTSPSQRALVSSPKPAFLQPLATVLQVHIEGMTCNSCVQTIEDTISQRKGVRSAQVSLANHQGTFEYDPLVTTPEELRAAIEEMGFDAFLPETNSLVAAVSQSSPSERVSPASPVKGKEVESDVESPANKHSKCFIQIGGMTCASCVANIERNLKNEQGVHSVLVALMASKAEVRYNPATIDPLRIAECIRELGFTASVMENYDGSDGNLELVVRGMTCASCVHKIESNLMKQKGIVYASVALATNKAHVKYDPEVTGPRDVIRLLENLGFEAYLVKKDRSGSHLDHSREIQQWRKSFLISLVFCVPVMGMMIYMMVVDHMIEVSHHHNATAEDRQMYHSHMFLERQLLPGLSIMNLLSFLFCVPVQFIGGRYFYTQAYRAVTHGTANMDVLIVLATTIAFTYSVVILMVAMIERAKVNPITFFDTPPMLFVFISLGRWLEQIAKSKTSEALSKLMSLQATEATVVTLHRDTMMVLSEEQVDVDLVQRGDVVKVVPGGKFPVDGTVIEGHSMADESLITGEAMPVTKKPGSTVIAGSINQNGSLLIRATHVGMDTTLSQIVKLVEDAQTSKAPIQQFADKISGYFVPFIVAVSVLTLVSWIAIGFVNFSLVKKYFPGYDKSVSETEAIVRFAFQASITVLCIACPCSLGLATPTAVMVGTGVGAQNGILIKGGEPLEMAHKIQSVVFDKTGTITYGAPRVVQVKVLVEGNRMPRSGLLAIVGTAENNSEHPLGAAITRFCKQELGTESLGICTDFQAVPGCGVRCRVSNTKHLLRMEDRDSEEKQLGPTLVQINNPRTSVNAHPLIEDPRTSTIAHPLIDPEPLTLLQTASYTVLIGNREWMRRNALHIRPEVDEAMTEHERRGRTSVLVAVDGVLCAMVAIADMVKPEAELAVHTLTSMGLEVVLMTGDNSKTARAIAAQVGIRKVFAEVLPSHKVAKVEQLQQAGKRVAMVGDGVNDSPALAMADVGIAIGTGTDVAIEAADVVLIRNDLLDVVGSIDLSKKTVKRIRINFVFALIYNLVGIPIAAGLFLPVGLVLQPWMGSAAMAASSVSVVLSSLMLKCYTKPTAEKLEQRLAGQCLQGSLSDVSVHVGMGELRRPSPKLSLLDRIVNYSRASISSLRSDRHSLNGMALNEADKHSLLMSGTHCDEEVV, encoded by the exons ATGACTTCAAGAGGGGACTTGTGCTCGCTGACTGTACCGGTGGAAGGGATGACATGTGACTCCTGCGTCCAGACCATAGAGAGCCAGATTGGCAGAGAGCCAGGCATTATCCATATAAAG GTGTCCTTGGAACATAAGAATGCCACAGTAATATATGACCAGGGGCTTCACAGCCTGCAATCTTTAGCGGATGCCATCGAGGACATGGGCTTCGAAGCAGATATGGCCAACGCCACCCCGGCTGTGGCCGTTCCGACAGAAACACGAGTGGTCCCCACGGGCGGCAGCGTCCCGGAGGTCCAGCGTCAGGCTCTGGCCCATCTGAAGGGGGTACTGGAGTTCCAGCAGAGCGGCGACAGCAAGGGCCTGGCCGTCACGTTTGTGCCTGCTCTGGTGAGCACAGAGAAGCTTGCAGAGGCGCTGGGCGGGCTTGGCCAGGAATCCGGCCTAGTCGCGAACTCCACAGAGAGGTCAGGGCCTCACAGCTCCGGCAGGGTGGAAGTGGTAAAAATGCGCATTGAGGGGATGGTCTGTCTGTCCTGCACCACCACCATCGAGGGCAAAATTGGCAAATTAAAAGGGGTGGAGAAGATTAAAG TTGGTCTAGAGTCCCAGGAGGCCACGGTGCTGTACTTACCTTACCTAATCTCAGTGGACGAGATTAGAAACCAGATCGGTATGGCAGGCTTCAAGGCGTTTGTGAAATCCAAGCCCCGTCAGGTACAGCTGTCTATGGTGGACCGCCTGCTGAGTACCACGCGTCAGACACCCGACTCTTCTGAGGAgagcacctccaccaccaccacactgatGGATGTGAAGGGAATGCGCTGCAACTCCTGCGTAGTGAACATCCAGGACAATATCGCCAAGCTGCCGGGGGTCAGTTCTGTGCAGGTGTCGTTGGAGAAAGGACAGGCTGTCATCCAGCATGACCCAGCCCTATCTACTGCAGCGGATCTGCAGAAGGCTGTGGAGGCTCTGCCTCCGGGGAAGTTTGTGGCCCATCTTGGCTCCCCCACGTCCCCCTCACAGAGGGCCCTTGTGTCTTCCCCTAAGCCCGCCTTCCTACAGCCCCTGGCTACCGTACTGCAGGTCCACATTGAGGGCATGACCTGTAATAGCTGTGTGCAGACCATCGAGGACACCATCTCTCAGAGGAAGGGCGTCAGGTCTGCGCAGGTGTCTCTGGCCAATCATCAGGGGACGTTCGAGTACGATCCCTTGGTAACCACGCCAGAGGAGCTCCGCGCGGCCATTGAGGAGATGGGATTTGATGCTTTTCTGCCTG AGACGAATTCACTGGTGGCCGCAGTGTCCCAGAGTTCTCCGTCTGAGCGTGTCTCCCCTGCATCCCCCGTAAAGGGGAAGGAAGTGGAGAGTGATGTCGAGTCACCAGCAAACAAACATTCTAAGTGTTTCATCCAGATCGGGGGCATGACCTGTGCCTCATGTGTGGCCAACATCGAGAGGAACCTGAAAAACGAACAGG GGGTTCACTCTGTGTTGGTGGCGCTAATGGCCAGCAAAGCTGAGGTCCGCTACAACCCGGCCACCATCGACCCACTGAGGATAGCCGAGTGCATCAGGGAGCTGGGCTTCACCGCCTCCGTCATGGAGAACTACGACGGCTCCGATGGCAACCTAGAGCTCGTG GTCAGAGGGATGACGTGTGCCTCCTGTGTTCACAAAATCGAGTCCAACCTCATGAAACAGAAAGGCATCGTCTATGCTTCTGTTGCCTTGGCAACCAACAAAGCCCACGTCAAGTATGACCCGGAGGTGACGGGCCCACGGGATGTCATTAGGCTGTTGGAG AATTTAGGCTTTGAAGCGTATCTGGTGAAAAAGGATCGCTCAGGAAGTCATCTGGACCACAGCAGAGAGATACAGCA ATGGAGGAAGTCCTTCCTCATCAGCCTGGTGTTCTGCGTCCCTGTCATGGGGATGATGATCTATATGATGGTGGTGGATCACATGATTGAGGTGTCTCACCACCACAATGCCACAGCTGAGGACAGACAGATGTATCACTCCCACATGTTCCTAGAGAGACAGCTCCTCCCAGGCCTGTCCATCATGAACCTGCTGTCCTTCCTCTTCTGCGTGCCTGTACAG TTCATAGGGGGACGTTACTTCTACACCCAAGCATACAGAGCTGTGACGCACGGGACAGCCAACATGGATGTGCTGATAGTCCTGGCCACCACCATAGCCTTCACCTACTCCGTAGTCATCCTGATGGTCGCCATGATCGAGAGGGCGAAAGTCAACCCCATCACCTTCTTTGATACCCCACCCATGCTCTTTGTCTTCATCTCCCTGGGCAGGTGGCTGGAGCAGATAGCCAAG AGTAAGACGTCGGAGGCTCTGTCCAAGCTGATGTCCTTACAGGCGACCGAGGCCACTGTCGTCACCCTGCATAGAGACACCATGATGGTTCTGAG tgagGAGCAGGTGGATGTGGACCTGGTTCAGAGGGGTGATGTGGTGAAGGTGGTCCCCGGGGGAAAGTTTCCGGTCGATGGGACGGTGATTGAGGGACATTCGATGGCAGACGAGTCCCTCATCACAG GTGAAGCCATGCCCGTCACTAAGAAACCTGGCAGCACAGTCATCGCTGGCTCCATCAACCAGAATGGCTCCCTCCTGATCCGAGCCACGCACGTGGGCATGGACACCACCCTCTCCCAGATCGTCAAGCTGGTGGAGGATGCACAGACCTCAAAG GCTCCTATCCAGCAGTTTGCCGATAAGATCAGCGGCTATTTCGTGCCCTTCATCGTGGCTGTCTCTGTGCTGACCCTTGTCTCCTGGATCGCCATCGGCTTTGTTAACTTCTCTCTGGTGAAGAAATACTTCCCT GGATACGATAAGAGCGTGTCTGAGACGGAGGCCATCGTACGCTTTGCCTTCCAGGCCTCCATTACTGTGCTGTGCATTGCCTGCCCCTGCTCTCTGGGCCTGGCAACCCCAACAGCAGTGATGGTGGGCACAGGGGTTGGCGCTCAGAACGGGATCCTCATCAAAGGAGGAGAACCCCTGGAAATGGCGCATAAG ATTCAGTCCGTGGTGTTTGACAAAACGGGCACCATCACATACGGCGCGCCCAGGGTGGTGCAGGTGAAGGTGTTGGTGGAGGGGAACCGGATGCCCCGCTCAGGACTCCTGGCCATTGTGGGCACGGCGGAGAACAACAGCGAGCATCCACTAGGGGCTGCCATTACCCGCTTCTGCAAACAG GAGCTGGGCACGGAATCTTTGGGCATCTGCACGGACTTCCAGGCGGTGCCAGGCTGCGGTGTCAGGTGTCGGGTGAGTAACACCAAGCACCTTCTGAGGAtggaagacagagacagtgaggagaagCAGCTTGGCCCCACACTGGTACAGATCAACAACCCCAGAACCAGTGTCAATGCACACCCGCTCATCGAGGACCCCAGAACCAGCACCATCGCACACCCGCTCATCGACCCAGAGCCGCTCA ctttgCTGCAGACAGCCTCGTATACGGTTCTGATTGGGAACAGGGAGTGGATGAGACGTAACGCGCTGCACATCCGTCCTGAGGTGGACGAGGCCATGACGGAGCATGAGCGGAGAGGACGCACGTCTGTGCTGGTGGCTGTGGACG GCGTGCTGTGTGCCATGGTTGCCATAGCAGACATGGTGAAGCCGGAGGCGGAGTTGGCGgtccacaccctcacctccatGGGCCTGGAGGTGGTGCTGATGACCGGCGACAACAGCAAGACGGCGCGAGCTATCGCCGCCCAG GTGGGCATCAGGAAGGTGTTTGCAGAGGTGTTGCCCTCCCACAAGGTGGCAAAGgtggagcagctgcagcaggcagGGAAACGTGTGGCCATGGTGGGTGACGGGGTGAACGACTCGCCCGCGCTCGCCATGGCCGACGTGGGCATTGCCATTGGCACGGGCACTGATGTGGCCATCGAGGCAGCGGACGTGGTGCTCATCAGG AATGATCTGCTTGATGTGGTTGGCAGCATTGACCTGTCAAAGAAGACAGTGAAGAGAATCCGGATTAACTTTGTGTTTGCACTGATCTACAATCTGGTGGGAATTCCTATAGCGGCTG gtCTGTTTCTGCCTGTAGGCCTGGTCCTGCAGCCCTGGATGGGTTCTGCTGCCATGGCtgcttcctctgtctctgtggtcCTCTCCTCACTTATGCTTAAATG TTACACTAAACCAACTGCTGAGAAGCTGGAACAGCGGTTGGCTGGCCAGTGCCTGCAGGGCAGCCTATCGGACGTGAGCGTTCATGTGGGCATGGGCGAGCTACGGCGACCCTCGCCCAAGCTGAGCCTGCTGGACCGCATTGTCAACTACAGCCGAGCCTCCATCAGCTCCCTGCGCTCTGACAGGCACTCCCTCAACGGCATGGCCCTGAACGAGGCTGACAAGCACTCGCTGCTCATGTCCGGAACACACTGCGACGAGGAGGTCGTGTGA